The sequence below is a genomic window from Haematobia irritans isolate KBUSLIRL chromosome 3, ASM5000362v1, whole genome shotgun sequence.
ccttttcgctctaggacgcatagtttaggagatatgggcaaaagaagtttttcatataaaaatttaaatttttttaggttttgggtggatttttcaattttttgagggtggtcacgaattaaagtccatttcgctctaggacgcatatttaaggagatatagccaaaagaagtttttcatataaaaatttaaattttttaggttttgggtgaatttttcaatttttttggggtggtcacgaattaaagtccttttcgctctaggacgcatatttaaggagatatggcaaaagaagtttttcatataaaaatttcaatttttttaggttttaggtggatttttaaattttgtgagggtggtcacgaattatcgtccttttcgctctaggacgcatatttaaggagatatgggcaaaagaagtttttcatataaaaatttcaatttttttaggttttgggtgaatttttcaattttttgagggtggtcacgaattaaagtccttttcactctaggacgcatatttaaggagatatagccaaaagaagtttttcatataaaaatttcaatttttttaggttttaggtggatttttaaattttttgagggtggtcacgaattatcgtccttttcgctctaggacgcatatttaaggagatatggccaaaagaagtttttcatataaaaatttcaatttttttaggttttgggtgaatttttcaatttttttggggtggtcacgaaataaagtccttttcgctctaggacgcatagtttaggagatatgggcaaaagaagtttttcatataaaaatttcaatttttttaggttttgggtggatttttgaattttttgagggtggtcacgaattaaagtccttttcgctctaggacgcatatttaaggagatatagccaaaagaagtttttcatataaaattttcaatttttttaggttttgggtggatttttaaattttttgagggtggtcacgaattatcgtccttttcgctctaggacgcatatttaaggagatatgggcaaaataagtttttcatataaaaatttaaattttttgaggttttgagtggatttttcaattttttgggggtggtcacaaattaaagtccttttcgctctaggacgcatatttaaggagatatgggcaaaagaagtttttcataaaaaatttaaattttttgaggttttgagtggattttccatttttttgggggtggtcacgaattaaagtccttttcgctctagggcgcatatttaaggagatatgggtggtcacgaaataaataagtctttcatataaaaatttcaatttttttagattttgggtggatttttcaattttttgggggtggtcacgaattaaagtccttttcgctctaggacgcatatttaaggagatatagccaaaagaagtttttcatataaaaatttcaatttttttaggttttaggtggatttttgaattttttgagggtggtcacgaattaaagtccttttcgctctaggacgcatatttaaggagatatgggcaaaagaagtttttcatataaaaatttcaatttttttaggttttgggtgaatttttcaattttttttggggtggtcacaaaataaagtccttttcgctctaggacgcatagtttaggagatatgggaaaaagaagtttcttatataaaaatttcaatttttgtaggttttgggtggatttttcaatttttgagggtggtcacggattaaagtccttttcgctctaggacgcatatttaaggagatatgggcaaaagaagtttttcatataaaaatttcaatttttttaggttttgggtgaatttttcaattttttggggtggtcacgaaataaagtccttttcgctctaggacgcatagtttaggagatatgggcaaaagaagtttttcatataaaaatttcaatttttttagattttgggtggatttttcaattttttttggggtggtcacgaaataaagtccttttcgctctaggacgcatatttaaggagatatagccaaaagaagtttttcatataaaaatttcaattttttaggttttaggtggatttttaaattttttgagggtggtcacgaattatcgtccttttcgctgtaggacgcacatctaaggagatatgggcaaaagaagtttttcatataaaaatttcaatttttttaggttttgggtgaatttttcaatttttttggggtggtcacgaaataaagtccttttcgctctaggacgcatagtttaggagatatgggcaaaagaagtttttcatataaaaatttaaattttttgaggttttgagtggatttttcaattttttgggggtggtcacgaattaaagtccttttcgctctaggacgcatatttaaggagatatgggcaaaagaagtttttcatataaaaatttaatttttttgaggttttgagtggattttccatttttttgggggtggtcacgaattaaagcccttttcgctctagggcgcatatttaaggagatatgggcaaaagaagtttttcatataaaaatttcaatttttttaggttttaggtggatttttgaattttttgagggtggtcacgaattaaagtccttttcgctctaggacgcatatttaaggagatatggcaaaagaagtttttcatataaaaatttcaatttttttaggttttgggtggatttttcaattttttgagggtggtcacgaattaaagtccatttcgctctaggacgcatatttaaggagatatagccaaaagaagtttttcatataaaaatttaaatttttttaggttttgggtgaatttttcaatttttttggggtggtcacgaattaaagtccttttcgctctaggacgcttagtttaggagatatagccaaaagaagtttttcatataaaaatttcaatttttttaggttttaggtggatttttaaattttttgagggtggtcacgaattatcgtccttttcgctctaggacgcatatttaaggagatatgggcaaaagaagtttttcatataaaaatttcaatttttttaggttttgggtggatttttcaattttttgagggtggtcacgaattaaagtccttttcactctaggacgcatatttaaggagatatagccaaaagaagtttttcatataaaaatttcaatttttttaggttttaggtggatttttaaattttttgagggtggtcacgaattatcgtccttttcgctctaggacgcatatttaaggagatattggccaaagaagtttttcatattaaaatttcaatttttttaggttttgggtgaatttttcaatttttttggggtggtcacgaaataaagtccttttcgctctaggacgcatagtttaggagatatgggcaaaagaagtttttcatataaaaatttcaatttttttaggttttgggtggatttttgaattttttgagggtggtcacgaattaaagtccttttcgctctaggacgcatatttaaggagatacgggcaaaagaagtttttcatataaaaatttaaatttttttaggtttaaggtggatttttaaattttttgagggtggtcacgaattatcgtccttttcgctctagtacgcatatttaaggagatatgggcaaaagaagtttttcatataaaaatttaaattttttgaggttttgagtggatttttcaattttttgggggtggtcacgaattaaagtccttttcgctctaggacgcatatttaagtagatatgggcaaaagaagtttttcatataaaaatttaatttttttaggttttgggtggatttttcaatttttttggggtggtcacgaattaaagtccttttcgctctaggacgcatatttaaggagatatagccaaaagaagtttttcatataaaaatttcaatttttttaggttttgggtgaatttttcaatttttttggggtggtcacgaaataaagtccttttcgctctaggacgcatagtttaggagatatgggcaaaagaagtttttcatataaaaatttaaattttttgaagttttgggtggattttcaatttttttggggtggtcacgaaataaagtccttttcgctctaggacgcatagtttaggagatatgggcaaaagaagtttttcatataaaaatttaattttttttaggttttgggtggatttttcaattttttgagggtggtcacgaattaaagtccttttcgctctaggacgcatatttaaggagatatgggcaaaagaagtttttcatataaaaatttcaatttttttaggttttgggtgaatttttcaatttttttggggtggtcacgaattaaagtccttttcgctctaggacgcatatttaaggagatatagccaaaagaagtttttcatataaaaatttaaatttttttaggttttgggtggatttttaaagtttttgagggtggtcacgaaataaagtctttttcgctctaggacgcatagtttaggagatatgggcaaaagcagtttttcatataaaaatttcaatttttttaggttttgggtggatttttaaatttttttggggtggtcacgaaataaagtccttttcgctctcggacgcatatttagggagatatgggaaaaagaagtttttcatataaaaatttcaatttttttaggttttgggtggatttttcaattttttgagggtggtcacgaattaaagtccttttcgctctaggacgcatatttaaggagatatgggcaaaagaagtttttcatataaaaatttcaatttttttaggtttggagtggacttttcaatttttttggggtggtcacgaaataaagtccttttcgctctaggacgcatagtttaggagatatgggaaaaagaagtttttcatataaaaatttcaatttttttaggttttgggtggatttttcaatttttttggggtggtcacgaaataaagtccttttcgctctaggacgcatatttaaggagatatagccaaaagaagtttttcatataaaaatatcaattttttttaggttttgggtggatttttcaatttttttggggtggtcacgaaataaagtccttttcgctctaggacgcatatttaaggagatatgggcaaaagaagtttttcatataaaaatttcatttttttagtttttgggtgaatttttcaatttttttggggtggtcacgaattaaagtccttttcgctctaggacgcataatttaggagatatgggcaaaagaagtttttcatataaaagtttcaatttttttaggttttgggtggatttttcaattttttgagggtggtcacgaattaaagtccttttcgctctaggacgcatatttaaggagatatagccaaaagaagtttttcatataaaaatttcaatttttttaggttttgggtggatttttcaattttttgagggtggtcacgaattatcgtccttttcgctctaggacgcatatttaaggagatatgggcaaaagaagtttttcatataaaaatttaaattttttgaggttttgagtggatttttcaattttttgggggtggtcacgaattaaagtccttttcgctctaggacgcatatttaaggagatatgggcaaaagaagtttttcatataaaaatttcaatttttttaggtttggagtggacttttcaatttttttggggtggtcactgtTCATGCGAGAAATCGCTGTATTGTCATCATTTACGCATGTAATACAGCGTGGACTAATTGACACTCGCATGTCCGTCACTGACCTCGGTTGTGGTCGGcgtcaaatttgttttgtttgacaTTGGTTTTctaataagaaaaagaaattaacaAAAGCGCCATATTGTAATTTGAAGTGAGAATGTAAAGAAGTAATTAGAAGTGAAATAAAAGAATTCTAAactttatacaaatatttatattgccAAAAAATACTGTAAAATAAATACTGAATTATTTGTGTGAAAAGAAAAAGCCTTCTAGTGTATTTATTTGGTAAACAAACAGTGAACTTACGCCTTGGGAAAATTTGTATTGGTTACCCCTTTGGGAAAAGTGTTTGATcgaaagaaatatatatttgttttgccCCAGAGGCAAGTGACTCCAACTAGCGTGTTATTATCACTCCAAAAAGATCAGCgtgtgaaaataaatttaaattccccATCGGGAAAGAATAATTAAATTGTATCCAAAGACGGGACGTCTTGACTACCGACAAAAATATAAAGGTAAACAAGCGAGGGTGTCCGAATCTGGAGATTTTGGTGACCACCCTCTGGAACATTGGCTATTGACCCCAACATATGGTCCTTCGAAAACCGGTAAAATCATCAAAAAAGGAATAATATTAAATGGTCCTTCAGAAGCcgtcaatttaaacaaaatttggacatcaACATCAGCAGAACCAGTGGTAAATTCAACAACAAgaaaacatttggacaaaaggtATGTACACAATATTacattcaaaatattatattgtgGTGGACATACATGCTGGCTCGGCTGCGTAAATCTTCCTCAAAAATTGTGGACAATTTTGAAAGTTATTTGTTACATAACTCGTCCAAAAATTTTCAAGGCCAAGCCTTTATCAAAGTGATACCGTTACCTTTGCATTCTTCTTGTCTGCTTTGCGTTCCCTTTCTCTGTTGTTGGTGTTGTACTGAACCGGCAAATTGCTTGTTTACATTTTTGCATTTTCCCTTGATGCattgaaatttggcaacaaCCCCCATCTCTTAACTTGTTACCCATGCTTACATCGatcattagaaattttgttgtcTCAATTTGATGTGGAGTTTGAAAACATTGCTCTGCTTGTGCGCTGTTCTTTCTCATTGTATGCAGTTGCAGAGCTTTTTGTCTACCTCACCCCTCGTTGATTTCGCACTTCGCTTGTGCGCTACACACTTGGATTCGTATATTTGGATACGATTATTTATGTTTTGCTTTTTGGAGAAAATAGCAAATACATACATCATAACAAAGGGCACATACGTTATTGAAAAACAATACATTGTCTAATACACTTGCACAGTGGCGcaaggtaaaaaaaataatggtatatgaaaattatgaaatctAAGAAATAATCTTCCTCTTGGTAAATCTGGCTCACAAATAATGTAAAAGTAACATTCGAAGGAATCCTTGTTTGTGTCTATGGATTTTTGTGACTCCGAATATTGGCTCTAAGAGGCAGTTACTTAATATTAGTATCTTGGAAAATCATACACTGTGACAGTCTTATTGGAAAAGactttgttttgaaaaattgtttgtacttGGACAAATGACAGTACATGGTTGATACAGTGGGCCAGAagagaagaaaaatttatttggaaatttttggatttaaaattgTATACTTTGAATTGATCGCATTACATGTATCTACACTGAGAGaaatttgtgagaaataatttgTTGAAGAATTACTGGATTCTTTCACTTATATATTGGACAATATTGGCTCGTAATTGTTATAATTGGATCAACCAAAAATTATTgactcacaaaaattaattggagaaCATTATGAATCAGTACTCATCCGTTGGGATAttggaatttttcgaaaaattttttaagttttggcttcctctaaagaattttttcatttgaacaaaactttggattttgtggatttttaattttctcgtgggagaaattgaaatatttgaaatttaatattggaatttaatgagcatataaaattttgcgaaatatttGAATTGCAAAAAGGAAATATTGGAGATTTTTCCGTTTGATTTGTAAATCTTGCTcataatataaaatttgctGAATACTTTTTCTTGGCgttaataacaataaatgataaaatttgGAGATCAATATATTGTATTGTTCATTGGAACAatttatattggaaaaattttcatttgggaaaattttgaaatttatttggcTTTTACTACATAATTGGCTTGTTTGGTCCGGTGGTAAACAAAATTCTTAGAAAACAATATAGATTGTCTCGTgggacaaattgaaatttttttgcgattttggaaaaatatatttggtgAATTTTGGAATTCGATGCACAGAATTCGTTTGATCGGCCATATattattttgcttcttgggcaaaCAGAAATAACTTtctcattttattgtttcactGCCTCTAAAACAAAAGTTTGCAATTGAGAATCAAATTATTTTCGCTTGAAAAATGTCGACCTTTGAAGACCTTGTGGCTCAGTGTGAGGAGATTGcatctttcgaagaaaatcttTCTGGAACCGACTCCTCAAGATATAATTTATCTGCAATTGAAGCAGATGAAGAGGAAGTTCGTCTGTTGTGGGCAGCATGGAAACAGGCAcacaaaaattgcatttcagACACTGCGTGTTATAAGAAAAATAGAGAAGTTATAAAAACGAAAAGGAAATTAGCTCATGAAAGCTATATAAAATGTGTTAGTACTTTGGGAGAATGGAAGGAAAAAATTAAAGCTAATCCGATTTCTGCTAAGTCTTCGTCTTCCTCAATAGCTGTCCCTCCGTGCGATACGGAAATTTTTCACGGGGACTACGTGTCATGGCCTAGTTTTCGTGATTTGTTCACGGCCatatacataaataataaaaaacttagCGCTGTCGAAAAACTATACCATCTTTTTCAAAAGACAAGTGGAGAAGCAAGGGAAATCAATCGTCATATCCCGCTAACAGCTGAGGGCTTTTCAATTGCGTGGGATAATCTAAAGAatcaatatgaaaataaaaggaTTCTAATTAACTCTCAATTGAGAAATCTTTTTAATTTGACTCCCTGTGGACAAGAATCTGCAAATGGCCTTAAGAGACTTCAACGTGATGTCACAAATTGTATTTCGGTTTTggaattatataaaattgatgTGCAATCTTGGGATCCAATATTTGTTTATCAATGTTCCACTAAAATGCCTAAACTAACGCTTTCTCTGTGGGAACAATCATTAGTAAATAAAACAGAAATGCCTCGATGGGAggatttgaataaatttctgaCTGAAAGGTTTCAAGCGTTGGAAAGCGTTTCGGATATAACTGGCTCTATTGGTTCACAACTTTCTCAGAATTCTCGTCCGAAATTCAACCAATATGATaactcgaaaaaatttaaagtccaTCATACAAAAGTGAATGAGAGTAAATGCAGTTTGTGTAAAAGGACTCATTCATTAAAATCTTGCCCAAAGTTTCTCAATATGGAATTTCGAAATAGATTAAATGTTGTCCGAAAAGAAAATAGATGCATTAATTGTTTGGCTCAGGGTCATAGAGCAGTAGACTGTAGGTCGTCTGCTTGTTCAAAGTGTAATTTGAAACACCATagtttaatgcataaaaataaatcGCCTCAAAACAATGTTTCGAATACGAATGAAAACAGAAATCTTCCTCAATCTTCAACAACAAATAACGGCGTACAAGACGTCGAACCCTCGACTTCCTCAAATGCTCGTGCTTTTCATACTTCTGTCTCAAATAGAACAATGTTAGCCACTgctttgataaatattttgaaaaatggtgTTGCGTATAAAGCTAGGGCTTTAATTGATCCATGTTCGGACGATACATTTATTTCCTCACGTCTTCAAAAgactttgaaattacctacaaatTCTGTCTCTGCTGATATATCTGGCTTAGGTGGAGAATTTTTAACCAAATGTTCCAAAATTGCTTTCTTGAAAGTTGGATCAAGAAAAAATGAATCTTTCTCATTGGAATTAGAAGCGTTAGTTGTGCCTGATATAACAGGCAATATTCCCACACATTCTATTGAGAATAGTTGTATAGAGAAAATCCCAAAGATGGATTTGGCAGATCCTACATTTTATGAAAGTGGCCCCGTAGATATCTTACTCGGAGGAAATATTTATCCAATGATCTTGCTCAATAGAGTACAAAAAGGCATTCTTGGTTCTCTGATAGCCCAAGAAACAGTTTTTGGCTGGATATTGACCGGCCCAACTGAGAATTCAACACAAAGAAGAATGATTCGTGTTTCTCACTGTACTAGAGTATCATTACAAGATCAACTtgccaaattttggacaatagaAGAAGTTCCCAAAAAATGTAAACTTTCATTTGAGGATAAAAAATGTGAAGAAATTTTTCGATCGACTACTGTTAGAGGTCCTGATGGGAGATATACTGTAAACTTGCCCTTTCGGTCGGATTTACCATTTACACTTGCTTCTGACTCAAGTCGATATATTGCGTTGtcccaatttttaagaaatgagGCTTCTTTGATTCGTAGGCCTGAACATAAATCGGAATATGACAAGGTCATTTTAGAATATTTGTCTCTGGGACATATGGAAAAAGTTGATCGCCCATTATCGAGCAAtggaacttatttttatttgcctCATCACGGGATATTCAAACCTGATAGAACTACAACAAAGTTGAGAATTGTTTTTAATGCCTCATGTGCGTCATCTAATGGAAAAAGTTTAAACGACATGTTATATGTTGGCCCTACACTGCAAAAAGATATTGTCTCACTAGTTTTGAATTGGCGTCTATACCGATATGTTTTTAATGCTGACATTAGCAAAATGTATAGACAAATTTGGGTCAATTCAAATCATGCCTCATATCAGCGTATTTTATTTAGATCTTCCCCAAACGAGGAAATTACCGATTACGAATTGAAAACGGTAACCTTTGGCATAAATTGCGCTCCTTATTTGGCTCTTAGGACGCTTTTGAAATTGGCGGAAgatgaagaaaataattttccacTTGGCTCAAAAATATTGCGTGAGAACATGTACGTTGATGACGCATTGGTCGGAGTTCATACCGTTGATGAAGGTCTTAAAGCGAGAGATGAATTAATTGGAATTTTGAATTCAGCCGGTTTTGAATTACGTAAATGGACATCCAACTCTAAAAATATATTAGATGGAATTCCTCGTGAGCATCTATTGAGAGAGGACTTTTTAGAGTTTGATGATAAGAGTTCTGCGAAAACACTTGGGATTAGGTGGAACGCTTCCTCAGATTGTTTCTATTTTGTGATGGAAAAAATAGAAGAAAGAAATTCTTACACAAAAAGACAAGTTTTGTCgattattgccaaaatttttgaccCTTTGGGATGGCTTTCTCCAATTGTTGTAAGggcaaaaattttaatgcaaaaacTTTGGCTCGATGATATAGGCTGGGACGATCCCTTAAAGCCACTTACTCTTAttagttggaaaaattttgtctctgaTTCAAAAGGAATTGATGATATTTGTATACCCCGTTGGGTAAAATATTCTCCTGAGTGCAGTGTACAAGTGCATGGATTTTGTGACTCGTCGGAGTTAGCATATGCTGCAACTTTATATTTGAGAATAGAAATTGGTAATCAAATTTACACAAACTTGCTGGTTTCCAAATCCAGGGTTGCTCCCCTGAAAAAGATGTCTTTGCCTCGACTAGAGCTATGTGGAGCTCTACTGTTGTCTGAATTGGTTGATTCTGTTCTGCCTCaaatgaaaattccaaaaaCTAATTTATTTGCATGGTCTGACTCAACAATTGTTCTGTGTTGGTTAAGAAAACTTCCTCATACATGGACAACGTTCGTAGCAAACAGGGTTGCTATTATTCAAGAAAAAGTTGGTAATAACTGGCGTCATGTGCCAACGGCTGATAATCCGTCGGATCTAGCAACCCGGGGGCGAACTCCTTTAGAATTAAAGGATTGTAGTTTATGGTGGCATGGACCAATTTGGCTCAAAGAGAAAGAAAATGAATGGCCTTTAAATATTTCGATCCTAGACACAACAGTTGAATCTAAACCTATAAAAGCTCACGTTGCTAGATCGACTATAGAAGAAGATATATTGGAAAGATTTTCTTGCCTCTCGAGGGCTATCCATGTAATATCATATATGTTTCGCTTCTTCCGACGTACTCACCTTTCTCATAAaacgaaatacaagtttgaaagCGTTCGACTCTCTGCAAAGGAACTTAGATTCACTCGTCTTCGTTTGATGTCATTGTCGCAGAGAATTTATTTCTCTTCAGAATACGATTTTCTCATGAggaaacaaaatttgccatCTGGCAGTTCTCTTCTTTCTCTTACTCCTTTTCTGGATAAGGACCAGCTCATTCGAGCAAATGGACGCTTGGGTTCCACAACCGCCTTATCTTACCACGAGAGACATCCGGTCATATTGGCTTATCAAAGCTACTTCGCAAAGCTTTATGTTGCATTGGTACATAAGCTAACGAACCATGGTGGTGTTCAATTGACACTTGCTACTACGAGGCTCGAATGCTGGATTATAAAGGGGAAGAATCTCGTGAAAGCACATTATCGTCGTTGTAAAGAATGTGTTATTGCTCAACAGAAACGGCAAGGTCAAGTTATGGCAGCTCTTCCTCAAGAAAGAACAACCTTCAGTCGACCTTTCTCTACTTCTGGTGTAGATTTTGCTGGCCCGTTTGAAATTAAAACTTTCAATGGACGTGGTTGTCGTATTTCAAAGGGGtacatttgtttatttgtatgcttAGTGACTAAGGCTATACATTTGGAGCCAGTCAGCGACCTTTCCACTCCAGCTTTCTTGGCGGCTTTGGCTCGTTTTGTGTCTCGAAGGGGTTGTCCTCGTCACATTTACTCGGATAACGGGAAAAACTTTGTTGGAGCGGATAGAGAACTCAGAAGAAACTTTGCTAGAATTGTCTCTGAATTGAAAGATGAAGCTGTCTCTCGATATGGTCATAAACAACTACAGTGGCATTTTATTCCTGCCTCATCGCCACACATGGGTGGGCTTTGGGAGGCGGGagttaaaagttgtaaaaatcatttaaaaaagaTGTCTAGACAAATTAGACATACTTTTGAAGAATTCGCTACCATTTTGGCTACCATTGAATCTTGCCTCAATTCCAGGCCATTAACACCCATATCAAATAATATTGACGATTTTGGTGCACTTTCTCCTGCACACTTCCTCATAGGGGGATCACTTCTTTCTCCAGCGGAGCCGGAAGAAATAGACAATA
It includes:
- the LOC142230986 gene encoding uncharacterized protein LOC142230986; protein product: MSTFEDLVAQCEEIASFEENLSGTDSSRYNLSAIEADEEEVRLLWAAWKQAHKNCISDTACYKKNREVIKTKRKLAHESYIKCVSTLGEWKEKIKANPISAKSSSSSIAVPPCDTEIFHGDYVSWPSFRDLFTAIYINNKKLSAVEKLYHLFQKTSGEAREINRHIPLTAEGFSIAWDNLKNQYENKRILINSQLRNLFNLTPCGQESANGLKRLQRDVTNCISVLELYKIDVQSWDPIFVYQCSTKMPKLTLSLWEQSLVNKTEMPRWEDLNKFLTERFQALESVSDITGSIGSQLSQNSRPKFNQYDNSKKFKVHHTKVNESKCSLCKRTHSLKSCPKFLNMEFRNRLNVVRKENRCINCLAQGHRAVDCRSSACSKCNLKHHSLMHKNKSPQNNVSNTNENRNLPQSSTTNNGVQDVEPSTSSNARAFHTSVSNRTMLATALINILKNGVAYKARALIDPCSDDTFISSRLQKTLKLPTNSVSADISGLGGEFLTKCSKIAFLKVGSRKNESFSLELEALVVPDITGNIPTHSIENSCIEKIPKMDLADPTFYESGPVDILLGGNIYPMILLNRVQKGILGSLIAQETVFGWILTGPTENSTQRRMIRVSHCTRVSLQDQLAKFWTIEEVPKKCKLSFEDKKCEEIFRSTTVRGPDGRYTVNLPFRSDLPFTLASDSSRYIALSQFLRNEASLIRRPEHKSEYDKVILEYLSLGHMEKVDRPLSSNGTYFYLPHHGIFKPDRTTTKLRIVFNASCASSNGKSLNDMLYVGPTLQKDIVSLVLNWRLYRYVFNADISKMYRQIWVNSNHASYQRILFRSSPNEEITDYELKTVTFGINCAPYLALRTLLKLAEDEENNFPLGSKILRENMYVDDALVGVHTVDEGLKARDELIGILNSAGFELRKWTSNSKNILDGIPREHLLREDFLEFDDKSSAKTLGIRWNASSDCFYFVMEKIEERNSYTKRQVLSIIAKIFDPLGWLSPIVVRAKILMQKLWLDDIGWDDPLKPLTLISWKNFVSDSKGIDDICIPRWVKYSPECSVQVHGFCDSSELAYAATLYLRIEIGNQIYTNLLVSKSRVAPLKKMSLPRLELCGALLLSELVDSVLPQMKIPKTNLFAWSDSTIVLCWLRKLPHTWTTFVANRVAIIQEKVGNNWRHVPTADNPSDLATRGRTPLELKDCSLWWHGPIWLKEKENEWPLNISILDTTVESKPIKAHVARSTIEEDILERFSCLSRAIHVISYMFRFFRRTHLSHKTKYKFESVRLSAKELRFTRLRLMSLSQRIYFSSEYDFLMRKQNLPSGSSLLSLTPFLDKDQLIRANGRLGSTTALSYHERHPVILAYQSYFAKLYVALVHKLTNHGGVQLTLATTRLECWIIKGKNLVKAHYRRCKECVIAQQKRQGQVMAALPQERTTFSRPFSTSGVDFAGPFEIKTFNGRGCRISKGYICLFVCLVTKAIHLEPVSDLSTPAFLAALARFVSRRGCPRHIYSDNGKNFVGADRELRRNFARIVSELKDEAVSRYGHKQLQWHFIPASSPHMGGLWEAGVKSCKNHLKKMSRQIRHTFEEFATILATIESCLNSRPLTPISNNIDDFGALSPAHFLIGGSLLSPAEPEEIDNKTSLLNRWRRLKLIQQEFCQRWKAEYLKELHKRTKWKDSQEDLQINDLVVLRNESLAPNDWRLGRVIKLYQGRDDRVRVVDLRTQAGVISRPIHKLILLPRSQ